A single Mangifera indica cultivar Alphonso chromosome 20, CATAS_Mindica_2.1, whole genome shotgun sequence DNA region contains:
- the LOC123204250 gene encoding plastid division protein CDP1, chloroplastic-like isoform X5 encodes MGLVAGCSLPPSRVYVSEDGYDGLQISLVQVGEEKIVLDLGQSVLQHPNAKPYVHDFLLSMALAECAIAKICFEKNKVSQGFEALARAQCLLRSNISLGKMPLLSQIEESLEELAPACTVELLGMPHSPENAERRRGAIAALRELLRQGLDVETSCQVQDWPCFLSQALNRLMATEIIDLLPWDNLAITRKNKKSLESQNQKVVIDFDCFYIVLIAHLALGFSSKQIELINKAKTICECLIASEGIDLKFEESFCMFLLAQGTEAEAFEKLCQLELNSNPAVGSAHSGKEIREASGAIPSLEKWLKENVLAIFPDTRVCSPSLVSFFQGEKKNPVSKKSRVVPQATRSISQRPLANSLISNRRNFDDSLPYANSSSRLGSAVKQLAATDLQNPITSAQNGSGSNVSAPSVQFKRGLGVHHSKVWESWLAGKNVIGGITYATVLGCFMFLAFKLSSMESNRKINASKLTSTQQNKGTSSLVWKTNSSHNSNLERSHIKGSGIADRLKELVEMVKMQFRNQSDNGYLHSLSTSMTAVNQRQMPLEEAEALVRQWQKVKAEALGPRHEVHNLSEVLDESMLVQWQAKAEAAKSGSCYWRFVLLQLTILHADIFSDGIVGEMAEIEALIKEAAELVDESRPQNPNYCSTYKTHYVLKRQDNGTWRFCKGDVQMPS; translated from the exons ATGGGCTTGGTTGCCGGGTGCTCTTTGCCTCCTTCAAGAG TGTATGTTTCAGAAGATGGGTATGATGGTCTGCAGATTTCTCTGGTCCAGGTTGGAGAGGAGAAGATTGTGCTAGATCTTGGCCAGTCAGTCCTTCAGCATCCAAATGCTAAGCCCTATGTTCATGATTTTCTTCTCTCCATGGCACTAGCTGAG TGTGCAATTGCAAAGATTTGTTTTGAGAAGAACAAGGTATCCCAAGGATTTGAAGCTCTAGCTCGTGCTCAGTGTCTTCTGAGGAGTAATATATCTCTTGGAAAGATGCCATTATTATCACAG atAGAAGAATCTTTGGAAGAGCTTGCTCCCGCTTGCACAGTGGAATTATTAGGCATGCCTCACTCACCTGAAAATGCTGAACGGAGAAGAGGAGCTATTGCAGCTTTGCGTGAATTGCTCAGACAGGGCTTGGATGTGGAAACCTCATGCCAAGTGCAAGATTGGCCATGCTTTTTGAGCCAAGCTCTTAACAGGTTGATGGCTACAGAAATAATTGACCTTCTTCCCTGGGATAATTTGGCAATTACACGGAAGAACAAAAAATCACTTGAGTCACAGAATCAAAAAGTTGTAATTGATTTTGACTGTTTCTACATAGTATTGATAGCTCATCTTGCACTTGGATTCTCAAGCAAGCAAATTGAATTG ATTAACAAGGCAAAAACAATATGCGAGTGTTTGATTGCATCAGAAGGCATTGATCTAAAATTTGAGGAATCATTTTGTATGTTTCTTCTTGCGcag GGTACTGAGGCAGAGGCTTTTGAGAAACTTTGTCAGCtggaattaaattcaaatcccGCCGTGGGGAGTGCTCACTCTGGAAAGGAAATAAGAGAAGCTTCCGGTGCAATTCCATCATTG GAAAAATGGCTCAAGGAAAATGTGCTTGCTATATTTCCAGATACACGAGTTTGTTCTCCATCTTTG GTCAGTTTTTTTCAGGGCGAAAAGAAAAATCCTGTCAGCAAGAAAAGTAGAGTAGTTCCACAAGCTACACGTAGTATAAGCCAGAGaccacttgcaaattctcttatATCAAACCGGAGAAATTTTGATGACTCTCTTCCTTATGCTAACTCTTCTAGTCGTCTTGGTTCTGCAGTTAAGCAGTTGGCTGCAACTGATCTGCAAAACCCAATAACATCGGCCCAGAATGGTAGTGGAAGCAATGTCAGTGCACCATCAGTTCAATTTAAGAGAGGTCTCGGGGTGCACCATTCTAAAGTTTGGGAAAGTTGGTTGGCTGGAAAAAATGTAATTGGAGGAATAACGTATGCTACTGTATTGGGATGCTTTATGTTCCTGGCCTTTAAGCTGTCAAGCATGGAGTCAAATAGGAAGATCAATGCTTCTAAATTGACTTCCACTCAACAAAATAAGGGAACAAGTTCTCTTGTCTGGAAAACAAATTCTTCTCACAATAGCAATCTAGAGCGTTCCCATATCAAGGGAAGTGGTATTGCTGACAGATTGAAGGAGCTTGTGGAAATGGTTAAGATGCAGTTCAGGAATCAATCAGACAATGGATACTTACACAGTCTATCAACCTCTATGACAGCAGTAAATCAGAGACAAATGCCTTTAGAAGAGGCTGAAGCCCTTGTTAGGCAGTGGCAAAAAGTTAAAGCTGAAGCTTTGGGGCCTAGGCATGAGGTTCATAACCTCTCTGAAGTCCTTGACGAGTCAATGCTTGTTCAG TGGCAAGCTAAAGCTGAGGCTGCAAAATCTGGCTCTTGTTATTGGAGATTTGTTTTGCTGCAATTGACCATCTTGCACGCTGACATTTTCTCAGATGGTATTGTTGGGGAAATGGCAGAAATTGAAGCTCTCATTAAGGAGGCAGCAGAGCTTGTTGATGAATCTCGGCCGCAGAACCCAAATTATTGCAG CACCTATAAAACTCATTACGTTTTGAAAAGGCAAGACAACGGAACATGGAGATTCTGTAAAGGTGACGTTCAAATGCCATCGTGA